The Calditrichota bacterium genome segment ACACCAGTGGCCTCCAAACTTACTTCGCCTCCGGGTCGTGCTGAAAGATGCCCGACGCATTCCCTTCGGTATCTTTGAAGTAGGCTGCCCAGCCGATACCGGGAACAGCCAGTTTGGGGTGCAGGACCTCTCCGCCGGCATTCCTGATCCGCTCAAGGGTGTTATCGACGGAATCTACGAATATGGTGATCAGGTTGCCATGACCGGGGAACTCGCGGCGCATCATACCACCGTTCGAGCCGGCTTCATCTTTCGGTCCCGCCTCGAACATCCAGTAGTTCTGCCCCATCGGAGACTTGCTGAACCTCCATCCGAAGGCTTGCTCGTAGAAGGCCATTGCCCGCTCGGGGTTATCGGCTTGCAATTCGAAGTAGTTAACCTTGGGCATAATCGTCCTAAATGTTGAAACCTGCTGCTCGTTAATTCGCGAATAGTGGTGTCAGGTGTCTCCACCTGACACAGACCACGGGTGGGGACACCCGACAGCACGAAGCGCTACTCTTCGCACCTCCCGCCCAGATGCTTCGCCAGGAAACGCTCCGCCGCAGCATAAAATGTCAACCTATTCTCGGGACGGACGAAGCCATGCCCTTCGTCGGCAAACTCGAGGTATTCAACTTCGAGCCCGGCTTCCTTCAATGCTGCAACGATTTGATGGCTCTCGGCTTTGGCCACGCGAGGGTCGTTAGCCCCTTGGGCGATCAGGAGCGGAGCCTGAATGCTTTGAATATGAAAGAGCGGCGACCGCGCCCGGAGCAAGTCCATCTCGGTTTCGGGATTGCCGATCCGCCGGTAAAGGACGGGTCGGTAAGCCTCCCAGTAAGGCGGAATGCTATTCTGAAAGGAAATCAGGTTCGACGGGCCGACCAGTTCGACACCGCAGGCATAAAGGTCGGGTGTGCCGGTCAGGCCTGCGAGGACGGCATAACCGCCATACGATCCGCCATAAATCGCTACCCGCTTTGGGTCGGCTAACCCGCGCTCGACCAGAAATCGAACACCGTCCGAGATGTCGTCCTGCATCGCCCCGCCCCATTCGCGGTCGCCGGCGTTGACGAATTCCTTTCCGTATCCCGTCGAACCGCGAAAGTTAATCTGCAACACTGCATAGCCGCGATTGGCGAGCCACTGGGCTTCGGCATGGTAGCCCCAGGTGACGCGGCTCCAGGGACCGCCATGGATATGGATTATCGCCGGCAAATCCTGCGGCAGAGCACCCACCGGCAAAGTCAGATAGCCGTGGATTGTCAACCCATCGCGCGCCGGATACGATACTGGCTGCATCGGAGCCAGTGGCAGACCGTCCAACTCCGGGCGCGATGTGAAGAGTAACTCCCCGGTCATCCGGTCGGTACGGTAAAGATAATACTGTATCGAACTGGTATCGGTTACAAACTGCACGACCCATATATGGTCGTCCGTCGTCCGACCGATCAGTTGATAGTCGCCTGGCGCCAGACGCGAAACCGCTTCGAGGTGTGGCGTGATGGGCGCGTCGAGCGCCCGCCATTCCGTCCGTTCACGCTCGAATGCGACTGCCTGCAACTTCCGCGAAGTCGGGTGCAGGAGGTAGTTTGATAGGTCATAGACCGGGTCAGTGGCTATCGACTCCTGGATCCCGGTTGCCGGATCGAGCCTTCTGAGTTCGGCTGAATTTGAGGCGAGGGAAGACCGCATCCAAATCGAACGGTTATCGGGTGTGAACTGCAGCGGCGCTGTCGTCATCAAGTCGTCCGATCCCCAGCGGAGGATTTCCCGCCAGGGGGTGTCCGGGTCTTCACGATAGAGCATTTTCATCCCGCCGTCGGGCAACGGCACGGTGGCGGCCCGGACGACAAGGTCATGATCGGCTACCCAGCCGGTCGCGCCGATGTCGTTTAACGCCGCAAGCGTCATTCGGCCGGTCGGGATATGAAGGAGATAGACGTCGTGGAGCCGCCTGTCGCGGTCGTTAAGTTCGACCAGCGCCTCGTCGGGGCGGGCGTAGTCGATTTTCAGGACTTTTGCCTGGACGCCTTCGCCGGGAGTGAGAAGTTGGGGATCGCCGCCGGCTTTGTCAACGGTGTAGAGCCGCCAATTTTCGTCGCCGTCGCGGTCCATGAGGAAGAGGATGTCGCGGTTGTTGCGCGCCCAAAAGCACGCTTGGACACCACGCCCGCGGTCGTTTGTAATGGGGTGGTCGTTGCCTCCGGCGGTGCTGCGCAGCCAGACGTTCAGCACTCCATTCTGTGGAGCGAGGTAAATGATCTGCTCGCCATCCGGAGATATCCGCGGTGCCGACCGCACCGGGTTGCCGAACAGCAGTTGACGGGGAATGAGCGGCGAAGTATAGTTCAAGTAACGATTCCGATTTATTTCGACTACTGCGACCGACTGCGAACGTCTTTCAGAGTCGTCTGACCGCTCGTTCGCACCTGGTCCGACTCCGCAAGTGAGATAGCGCACAGGGTCTCCTCTGATTCCGCACAACGCCGGACTCTGGCACACCGGTTGCCATCTTTAGGAGCCAAACGATACCCAGACCCCAGTACGTCAAAGGAGAACAGAAATGAGATTGAATTACAATAAAGCCCTCGTCTTCATCATCGCCCTCGGCCTTTTCTTAGGCTGCAGCGAGAGTGACTAATCGCCGGTTGCCCCCAAATATAACGTAACTTAAGACGACCAGACGGATGCCTCGGAGGATGCCGGTCCCGGCATTGCTGATAAGGACGAAGGCTTCCTCGCTATGACCATCGAGGCGACCAGCGCCCTCCAACGGGAAGGCAGCATACCGGTGATCCAGCCGCCCCTACAGAGGGACACTGCTTATCACCGGAAGGGACTCACGATTGAGATCACCCGAACCTACTTCGACGCCGACAGCAACGCCAGCGACGCCTATGATCCCGAGACCACAGTGCGCATCTTCGTTGCCCTCAGCGCCAGCGGGACGATCGACAAGCCTTTCCGGCATTCGCAAATCGAGCAATCGGGCTATCTCAATGTCACCGGTGTAACCCCCTCCGACACGGTACTGGTGCTAAACGGCAGCATCACTCGCTCGGTCGAGAGTGAGTTCCAGTCCGGCTGGCGCGCCCCCGTCGTGCGGACCTACTCCGGCGCCCACACCTGGGCGGTTGTCAATGTCGCTATCGGCCGCGACCGGTTGCTCTATCCCTATCCCCTTTCGGGGACGATTTTCGGCACCGCCGAATTCACCCGCACCCACACCAACCCCAACCACACCCGAACGGTGACCGTCCGGAGCGACTACGCAGTCGAATTCGATAGCACCCGGTTCGCGCCGATCGGTTTCGGGGCAGGTGGGAGTCTGCGATTCTGGATCGACCTACTCCTCGGCACGACCTGCCGTGAGCGTCCATAAATGTCGCGGGGGTGGCCGGAGGTTATCACACCGATGACGTCGGTCGCATCTGGAATCGTCCTGCCGGCCGGGATGGCACTCCCCGGCCGGCAGCCTTTTTGTCCCGTAGAAAACTATCGCTTCAGTTGCCGTCCCTTCCAGTCGATCCTCCCCACCAGCGACAGCGGGCCGAGCAGCGTCAGCAGCGGCAACAAAGCCAACTCCGAAAGGAACCATGCCATCCTCCAACCTCGCTCGCCCAAAAGCCGTGCGCCTTGTTCGAGCGCGTAGTAGTCGGCGATCATCCTGATGATCAATGCCGCGACCGGTATCATCCAGCCCAGGTATCCGAAGGCAGCGCCAAGAAGCCCGGCCAGGATTCCGGTATTGAACAAGTGCAACGCTGCTGCAGGGAGGAGCAAGGCTGGAGAATATCTGGCACCGGCGGAGAGATGCCGCCTCTTCATGCGCCACCACCGGTAGAACGATTCCGGACCTGTTGCCGGGACGAACGTCGCCGGGTTGCTCGCAAAGACCACCCGGCCTCCGGAGCCGGACAATCGCTGCAAGAGTAAGTCGTCATCCCCCGAAGCCCCCGCACCGGAGTCTCCGAAACCTCCAACCGCATCGAAGGCGCTCCGGCGATAAGCGAAGTTGCGCCCGGCGACAGTTCCGGGGCGGCCTATACCAATCAACCCCGCGGAGACGATACCGTTGATCAGAGCGTCGAATCGGGCGAGGTCGAAGTTTCCGGTGCGACTTGTAACCGGTGAAAAACCGGCTACAGCGACGACGTCAGGCACAAAAAGGGCGACCATTCCAGCAACCCAGCCTGGCGGCGGGACGCAATCGGCGTCCGTCGTCAGGATGATCTCGCCGGTTGTAGCGGCGATGCCGGTTAAGAGCGCGCTCTTCTTGGGGGACATTCCCCTGCGAACCGTCCCCGCCGGCAAAAGACGAATGCGGGGGAATCCGGCTATGGTTTTCGCAACGATCTTCGCCGTCCGGTCGGTCGAATCGTCGTCGAGGATGACGATCTCAAGGTGGTCTGCCGGATAGTCCTGACTCCTCAGTGCCTCGACGCACCGTCCGATGACCACCTCCTCGTTTCGAGCCGCAACCAGCACGGCTGCAGTTGGACACTCACCCGTCTTCGACGACTGCAACCGCCGCATCCCGAGGGTCAAAGCGCTGACTGCGACGATCCAGA includes the following:
- a CDS encoding VOC family protein, giving the protein MPKVNYFELQADNPERAMAFYEQAFGWRFSKSPMGQNYWMFEAGPKDEAGSNGGMMRREFPGHGNLITIFVDSVDNTLERIRNAGGEVLHPKLAVPGIGWAAYFKDTEGNASGIFQHDPEAK
- a CDS encoding S9 family peptidase; amino-acid sequence: MNRNRYLNYTSPLIPRQLLFGNPVRSAPRISPDGEQIIYLAPQNGVLNVWLRSTAGGNDHPITNDRGRGVQACFWARNNRDILFLMDRDGDENWRLYTVDKAGGDPQLLTPGEGVQAKVLKIDYARPDEALVELNDRDRRLHDVYLLHIPTGRMTLAALNDIGATGWVADHDLVVRAATVPLPDGGMKMLYREDPDTPWREILRWGSDDLMTTAPLQFTPDNRSIWMRSSLASNSAELRRLDPATGIQESIATDPVYDLSNYLLHPTSRKLQAVAFERERTEWRALDAPITPHLEAVSRLAPGDYQLIGRTTDDHIWVVQFVTDTSSIQYYLYRTDRMTGELLFTSRPELDGLPLAPMQPVSYPARDGLTIHGYLTLPVGALPQDLPAIIHIHGGPWSRVTWGYHAEAQWLANRGYAVLQINFRGSTGYGKEFVNAGDREWGGAMQDDISDGVRFLVERGLADPKRVAIYGGSYGGYAVLAGLTGTPDLYACGVELVGPSNLISFQNSIPPYWEAYRPVLYRRIGNPETEMDLLRARSPLFHIQSIQAPLLIAQGANDPRVAKAESHQIVAALKEAGLEVEYLEFADEGHGFVRPENRLTFYAAAERFLAKHLGGRCEE
- a CDS encoding glycosyltransferase, yielding MNGHFLEAVYSVLLIGTGAVWIVAVSALTLGMRRLQSSKTGECPTAAVLVAARNEEVVIGRCVEALRSQDYPADHLEIVILDDDSTDRTAKIVAKTIAGFPRIRLLPAGTVRRGMSPKKSALLTGIAATTGEIILTTDADCVPPPGWVAGMVALFVPDVVAVAGFSPVTSRTGNFDLARFDALINGIVSAGLIGIGRPGTVAGRNFAYRRSAFDAVGGFGDSGAGASGDDDLLLQRLSGSGGRVVFASNPATFVPATGPESFYRWWRMKRRHLSAGARYSPALLLPAAALHLFNTGILAGLLGAAFGYLGWMIPVAALIIRMIADYYALEQGARLLGERGWRMAWFLSELALLPLLTLLGPLSLVGRIDWKGRQLKR